A single genomic interval of Corylus avellana chromosome ca10, CavTom2PMs-1.0 harbors:
- the LOC132164669 gene encoding auxin response factor 18, which produces MKDAEKSLDPQLWHACAGGMVQMPMVNSKVFYFPQGHAEHAHAPVDFTALSRFPALVPCRVGVVSFLADSETDEVFAKIRLFPVGTGFGFDDDRVVEANESEHPEKPASFAKTLTQSDANNGGGFSVPRYCAETIFPRLDYTADPPVQTVIAKDVHGEVWKFRHIYRGTPRRHLLTTGWSTFVNHKKLVAGDSIVFMRAENGDLCVGIRRAKRGIGFAPESTSGWNPGPCHSDSPYSGYSTLLREEENKLMRNGYGNSSPGGNLRGKGKVRPESVIEAAALAGSGQPFEVVYYPRASTPEFCVKASAVNAAMRIQWCSGLRFKMAFETEDSSRISWFMGTIASVHVADPLRWPNSPWRLLQVTWDEPDLLQNVKRVSPWLVELVSNVPVHLSPFSPASKKLRLIQQTDLPLDGQFPMPSVSGNPLGPSSPLCCLSDNTPAGIQGARHAQFGISLSDLQFNSKLQSGLFPSNFQRFNIHSKTCNGIMTGNTNKNENLSCLLTIGNSSQNLEKSDNVKRHQFLLFGQPILTEQQISRSCSSDTVSQVPSRKSSADGNQDKVKFLADVSVSKLEPKVSPEKSSSAGFPWLQGFQTTELGLDTGHCKVFMESEDVGRTLDLSVLGSYEELYRRLANMFGIERPDMLSHVLYRDATGAVKKTGDEPFSDFMRTAKRITILTDSGSNNIGRTWLTGMRNAENGLDASNKTGPLSIFA; this is translated from the exons ATGAAGGATGCGGAGAAGAGCTTGGATCCTCAGCTATGGCACGCTTGCGCCGGAGGCATGGTCCAGATGCCTATGGTTAATTCCAAGGTATTCTATTTCCCTCAGGGTCATGCCGAGCACGCCCATGCGCCGGTCGATTTCACGGCCTTATCCAGATTTCCTGCTCTCGTTCCTTGCCGAGTTGGAGTAGTGAGTTTCTTGGCTGATTCTGAAACCGATGAGGTTTTTGCAAAGATTAGATTGTTTCCGGTGGGAACTGGGTTTGGTTTTGATGATGATAGGGTTGTGGAAGCTAATGAGTCTGAGCATCCAGAAAAACCCGCTTCGTTTGCCAAGACATTGACTCAATCTGACGCCAACAACGGTGGAGGTTTCTCAGTTCCGAGGTACTGTGCGGAGACGATTTTTCCGCGGCTGGATTACACGGCGGATCCGCCGGTTCAGACAGTGATTGCTAAGGATGTTCACGGCGAGGTTTGGAAATTCAGGCATATATATAGAGGTACGCCGCGCCGGCATTTGTTGACGACTGGGTGGAGCACATTCGTGAACCACAAGAAGCTGGTTGCTGGAGATTCTATTGTGTTCATGAGAGCTGAAAATGGTGATCTTTGTGTCGGTATTCGACGAGCCAAGCGAGGAATTGGCTTTGCACCAGAGTCCACATCTGGGTGGAACCCCGGTCCCTGCCATTCTGATTCGCCGTATAGTGGATATTCGACTCTGTTGAGGGAGGAGGAGAACAAATTAATGAGAAATGGTTATGGGAATTCAAGCCCTGGTGGCAATTTGAGAGGAAAGGGAAAGGTGAGGCCTGAATCGGTTATTGAAGCTGCAGCTCTGGCCGGTAGCGGGCAGCCATTTGAGGTTGTTTATTATCCGAGGGCGAGCACGCCAGAGTTTTGTGTTAAGGCCTCGGCTGTGAATGCTGCAATGAGGATTCAGTGGTGCTCTGGATTGAGGTTTAAGATGGCATTTGAAACGGAGGATTCTTCCCGGATAAGCTGGTTCATGGGAACCATAGCTTCTGTTCATGTTGCTGATCCCCTGCGCTGGCCTAATTCGCCATGGCGGCTTCTTCAG GTGACATGGGATGAGCCGGATTTGCTACAAAATGTGAAGCGTGTCAGCCCATGGTTGGTTGAATTGGTATCAAACGTCCCTGTCCACCTCTCGCCCTTCTCACCGGCAAGCAAGAAGTTGCGCCTCATTCAACAGACAGATCTTCCCCTTGATGGTCAATTTCCAATGCCATCAGTTTCAGGCAACCCCCTTGGGCCAAGCAGCCCCTTGTGTTGTCTATCTGACAACACTCCTGCAGGCATACAGGGAGCCAGGCATGCTCAATTTGGAATTTCTTTATCAGATCTCCAATTTAACAGCAAACTGCAGTCAGGGCTGTTTCCATCCAATTTCCAGCGGTTCAATATACATTCAAAAACCTGCAATGGCATCATGACAggcaatacaaacaaaaatgaaaatttatccTGCCTGCTAACCATAGGAAATTCTAGtcaaaatttggaaaaatctGATAATGTGAAAAGACACCAGTTTTTGCTCTTCGGTCAACCAATACTTACTGAGCAGCAGATCTCTCGAAGCTGTTCTAGTGACACAGTCTCACAAGTTCCTAGCAGGAAAAGTTCAGCAGATGGGAACCAAGACAAAGTAAAGTTTCTTGCTGACGTTTCAGTATCCAAGCTTGAGCCGAAAGTTTCTCCAGAAAAGTCATCAAGTGCTGGATTTCCATGGCTCCAGGGTTTCCAAACCACAGAACTTGGCCTGGACACTGGTCACTGCAAGGTATTCATGGAGTCAGAGGATGTGGGGCGCACACTTGATCTCTCGGTTCTTGGTTCTTATGAAGAGCTGTACAGGAGGCTCGCCAACATGTTTGGAATAGAAAGACCAGATATGCTTAGCCATGTGCTCTACCGAGATGCAACAGGTGCTGTCAAGAAAACTGGAGATGAACCATTCAG TGATTTTATGAGAACAGCAAAAAGGATCACTATTCTAACTGATTCTGGCAGCAACAATATTGGAAG GACGTGGCTTACAGGGATGAGGAATGCTGAAAATGGACTAGATGCATCAAACAAGACAGGTCCCTTGAGCATATTTGCCTAG